A window of Leptolyngbya sp. 'hensonii' contains these coding sequences:
- a CDS encoding transposase gives PKGRRAHGKRPSQRGKRVSILGAISLREVVTYCNLMGSTDGLTFEAFISQKLVPKLWKGACVILDNCSIHLGEDVRNLIEDAGAKLIFLPPYSPDFSPIENCFSKIKSILRSIKARSYPELAKAIDEAFSQVSSSDLRNWFSHCCYCASPA, from the coding sequence CCGAAAGGCAGACGAGCACATGGCAAGCGTCCAAGCCAGCGAGGGAAACGAGTCTCGATTCTAGGGGCGATTAGTCTGCGGGAGGTCGTGACTTACTGCAATCTCATGGGGTCAACTGATGGACTGACCTTTGAAGCCTTTATTTCCCAGAAACTTGTGCCTAAGTTATGGAAAGGTGCCTGTGTCATCCTGGATAACTGCTCTATTCATCTGGGTGAAGACGTTAGAAATTTGATTGAGGATGCAGGAGCCAAGCTAATTTTCCTACCCCCTTACTCACCAGACTTTTCGCCTATCGAGAATTGCTTTTCAAAGATTAAGAGCATTCTGCGTTCGATTAAGGCACGCAGTTATCCAGAACTTGCCAAAGCTATTGATGAAGCTTTCTCCCAGGTGTCATCGAGCGACTTAAGGAACTGGTTCTCTCATTGCTGTTACTGTGCCTCACCAGCATAA